In the genome of Hydra vulgaris chromosome 06, alternate assembly HydraT2T_AEP, the window atTTTGAcctcttccccccccccccccctttcaTCCGCATTTTGcaatacgcttttttgagtaccctccacctccctaaaagtacctacgcttttaacctacctacccaacattttttgatattgttttaaaattagtatctCCTTTCTTTTGTAATTGACCCACTGCCCGCCCATTCCATATACGCTATTTGCAGATACCTCTTCCCCTctgagcgtacgtactttatggacgatccctaagtggattattcttttattttttagcaagtATTGATCGAAGCGCTTATTGCCCAGGTGAACTTATAATGGTAACCGCTCAGGCTCGAAACAATACTACTCGTGACATGGCTGGAATGAAAGCTTATCTCTACAAGCATGTTGATTACATttctacaacaaaaaaaaaaacttgttctgAAAAAGTTGCGGAAATGGAAAGTAAATTTCTGTAAAACTTGTTCAATTAAAACgttaatcataatttatataacattaagaTTATTAGCTCCTATTAtaggtttatatttaaaaaaaaaattttaatttacacttGACAATGACATATTTGACACTAAACTGTCTCTATAGGTCCTAGTATTCCGGGAGGTCAGTCTTCCATATGGCAAAATCAACCTTTCAGCATTCCTGCAACGTCCCCATCTATTTTAACGTCACGCGTTATTAAAGTGTGGTATGAGTTAACTATTCAAGTTGATGAATCCTGGCGATCTGATTCGTTGTTAAAACTCCCCATTATTATCGGTACAGTGCCATATCGTTCATCGCATGGTCAAGTTGTTTCTGGGTttcaatatatcaataaaaaatctggtcagttttttatttatttatttttacgttttattattgattaagtattcattttacttttagctatttgttatttatatagatttagtattattttaaattattatttatatagatttagtattattttaaattattatttatatagatttagtactattttaaattattatttatatagatttagtattattttaaattattatttatatagatttagtattattttaaattattatttatatagatttagtattattttaaattattatttatatagatttagtattattttaaattattatttcacttttagtttaatgtaattttcaaataatttttgaatataattttggTAAGACAGTTTATTATGATTTCAATACCTGATTTAAACTATAGGTTCTGCTGGCAGTTTTACTTTACCTAATGTTGGTTTTATGGGCTATCCCGAAATAACTCCACCTTCTTATGCCGCAGCCGCTGGAGCTACGCAAACAAACATTGGCAATGGTGGTGATAAATATACATTCGGCAACATGAACTATGTGCCGGTGTATACGTTCAATCAAATGTCAGTggtaagttttagtttttactaAAGCGGTAAAGTGTGTACTTATACTTTTGACGGTCATCTTTTTCATACAGTCGGAAGCAGCAACAGGAACAACGACAAGTCAAAATCCTCCTTCTGTAATAACTGAGCAGCCACAATCGTATCCCATAATAAACTCGCTACCCTCACACAAAAGTTCAGCTAATTTTACTCCAATTCCATTAACGTAATGTTAAAtggatttttttgattttttttaaagaagcatTAGCGAAACATCTACAAATTATCAACCGAGCGATAAGTTTAAATGTGTTGCTGTCATCtttaataaattactaaacaTCAGAAATTAGTCAAGTGGTTTATCACATCTCTAATATTTAATaaccaatttatttaataagtttatttatacttttttcaatttgcaatctgtttttgaaaaaaaggtaattgcgaaaacgatttttttttacaattttttatattaaattaaaaaataaatttttttagaatagtttttatttttttgtattttttcaagtgttttatataaataatgtgaAAACGTTTTTTAACGTATAACGTAACGTTTTTATTAAAGAGGTTTTTTAACGTAGAAATATGTTGAAGTTATTTAAAggtgaaacttttaaatactttaatttgatTTGTTTGAAGACAATTCTCCCATTTGAGTTTTCATTGGCGATTTtgtcaattttaacaaaaaaaagaaattaaaagaaatttattaccTTAGTAAtgctttataattatttaaagaagttttcatttattttctagCGAATTATGTACTGCAATCCTAATCCAATTGCTAGCGGTTTAAATTGCATggttgtttttaacatttatatctttaaatttatagCTTTTAACGATAGCTTAAGAAAATTGGAgcataaaatacatttttaaaaacgaatGTTCGTGTAGTAGATTTCGCTCAGGAGCGATTTAAACCAAATAGAGTTCCatctttgaaaaataactaTTCTTAGCAACGAGTAGTACACAAGAATATTTGTACAAGGAGTTAAGTACAAGGGTGTGATGTTTCGAAATCgttaaatttggtttaaaaacatcaaaattgagTATTTTGCTGCAAAGCTTAtagttttaacttataaatataactcGTAAAAAAAGCAtcgtaaaacttattttttcaaaaaaaataaccaccttaagcataattttaaaaatattaaacacttATTTCACAGATATCAAGCACTCCAAGTGACAAGTTGCTAGGTAAAGATCGTGCATTGTGAGgtctaatactttttaaaaacattgctaACAATttctataactatttttaaaaatatgaagtaTAATTTATATCGAAGTATAATTTATATGAGGAGTCTATCTGCGAAACGCGCTAAAATCTGGAAATagtcacaaaaacaacaatTCTGAGTTGATTCCATTTCCAcattttatatactaaaatctaccatttatttaattattagaccagtttaaagtttttcctaaaaatagataaagaaaatattaatttctgtTGATGTGCAACTATGAGTACTTCAGTTTTTTGtcgttttttcaaaatcaatttactTAGGGGCCATCCACTCCATATAATTAGGGGTAAGCAAAACCGGATTCGGATTTAACCGAACCGGATCCGGTTTTGCTCACCCCTAGTTAAAACTTCCATGTCGGAAGTTTTAACTAGGGGTGATTTTAATTAGTCTATTCCGGGTACCCGGTTTTGCTCACCCCTTTAACTTTTAGATTTGAAAGACAAAATGAAGTTTTCAAGAATTCTCTTCAACTAAAAAGCAAAAGCATCTACATATTTGAAGACTTCAGTATGGAAACAAACATAATACGAAAAGAACTACGCGAAAGAATAAAAGTTGAACGCCAGCCTGGAAAATACGCTTacaattcataaaataaatttattgtcaGAGATTGGAATACCAGAAAACTACGTATTGCTACACCAAACTCGCAGCCAATGTGTCCACATGAGGTCAAAGTTTCCCAAGTTGAAGATATAAATTCTGTAAGCAAAACTGCGCAAAGAAGGTACGTCATTTTTGATTACAATGTAATTTTTTGCAGAGATCTCAGAAACTATATACCAcctagctttaaaaaaaaatcttttaataaaatattcccAGTAACAAATATGGCTGAAATTAACAACTTCGAATCCCTTAGCTTTAAGGTGGCTCACCCCCATTAAgtctaactttttatttataaaatttctaaacttgtttttaactttttatataaggaaattacattaaaactttaacttttcaaaataaaaataaaatttgcattttttgatgCTAAGTCAGCATAATTTGTCTAAAATCTTACCTTATCTATAACAATGATATCTTTAGTAAAGTTTGCACTTATTACACCATATTTCGCTAAATGGTAGCTAAATAGTTGCTTTAGGGCTGgaactaaaatttttgtcaaatgttaaagaaaactaaaatgGCAGCAATAAATGTGCAGATATTGATTAATTGCCTATGTCAGTCTGACAAACTGTATTGAAACTAACtcatttatacttaaaatgttaaaaatgttttcgtaagaaaacattaaaataagaaagtcctcaaaaaacacatttaaaaataaaacaacgtaaaaacgaaaagtttttttgtgaaaaattactaaaaactgCCACTAGTATAAAAGTTTCCATCATCATTCTCCTTCTCAATGTCTAAACAGCCTTTTTTTATCGATCCTAAATGTTTTcttcgtttttttattaatatcagtTGATTTTCTTGACATACTTGATCTTcgctttttatcttttttgaaagctccttctttaaaataaatacctcCACGAAAACcaagcattttaaaaacatacctTAAGGAAGTAAATCcatcattataatttaaaatagaagaaTAAACAGCTATTTCAAGAATTTTTCTTGCAGTAAAAGTAGCTTCAAAGCATCGCTGCCATATGAAACCATTAAATGTCTCATTGCAGTTTTGTGTCACTCcatgtaaacactttttttttttttttttttttgttctttattacaatatttattacaattttaataaataaaactttgttacaataataaaagttaacaagtcaagatatcgttaagaaaataaatattaaaaataaatataaagaacgcggattactcaaagaagaccatcaggtcttgtcacagagaaaccGCTAATTGCTTgtggataaaaaaacaaacaaaaaaatatatacatatactaatatagataagggattttcaaaaaattttaaaatttaaaagtagattagtatattttcagttgaaaaaatgagttttttaagattttgtttaaaagaatcaaaattacaCTCAAgagaaaaatctttagaagtatttagaattatactattccataaaaatggtccgcgaaataaaataaaaaatttaccaaaattagtttgagaaAATGGTTGTCGAATTAAATTATCGttccttaaaatatatttatttctatctctTTGTAAATACAAGTTACGAAAAGAAACGGGTGATAGGTGGGTcttgcatttatacataaaacaaagaatattaaaaacatttaactcatatatattaagtgctttcatatcatataaaagaggcttggcgtGAGCAAAACGGTCCTTGAAATCTATAAGGCGTGCAACATGTTCTGTTGCCGATAgagaggtttaagtttacttttttaagtgctaccccaagcaatgtttgcataattaatatgGCAATGAATTAACGAATAATATAACTGAATTAAGGTATGTTTATCtagaaagtttcttattttgtataaaatgcctTTACTctttgaaatttgttgaaattTGATCTTTGTTTATTGCACAAGTTAGCAATGTGGCTTTTCCAATTAAGATTTTCATCGATATATACACTTAAAAATCTTGTCACTTTTACCATAATACCATGCTTTTTACcataaggtttaaaaaaaattcatttagttttatcaatatttaatgatagtttGTTTAATCTAAACCATTCAGAAATTTTGGCTAGTTCAATGTTCATGTtgctaaaaagtgtaaaaatgtttttatgagaaagaaataagttagaatcatcagcaaacataattgccattaggttagaagcttttggtagatcattaatataaattagaaataggagaggtcctaatatggatccttgaggaactccacatgaaatatttaacaaattagaTGATATGTTATCATctgcataaacaaattgtttccgATTATTTAGGTAACTTTTAAgccaaattaatatatttccaGTAATTCCGTACCactccaactttttaaaaagaattttgtgatcaatagtttcaaaagtttttgccaagtcaatgaaaacacctaaagtaaattgAGACTTTTTAAATGAGTCAGATATATTTCTTGTAAATTGTAAAATGGCATGTTCAGTGGAATTGTTTTTTTGGAATTCATATTGATTGctgtataataaattgtttatagtaagatgattataaattttattgtacataattctttctaaaactttagagAAAACAGAAAGTAGAGAAATTGGACGATAGTTACTTATATTCTCAACGTCACCACCTTTTAATATTGGTATGACTTTTGCAAATTTTAGAGCTTGTGGAAAAATTCCCTGTTTAATTGATAgcgaaaaaatcttaaagagcatatcttttaaaacatcaaatgaACTTATAATAATGTTGTCGTTAATACCATCAGGGCCTTCTGCTTTATTagatttcaacattttaaatgcaatttcaaactcttcaaaagataattcaaaagagTTCAAGTAAGAGTTTAGAGGGATAGATAGATCAATTATTAAGCTGTTTGCTATAGGAATGTTTTTTGCAAGATTTGGTCCTTcagacacaaaatatttattaaactcttccgtaatttgtcttttatcatataaaaattcattattatgtTTAACCATGTTTAGTAAAGGGCGAGATGTACTTTTTTTGCTGCCAGTAATTTCTCTTATTATAAACCAAGTgcgcttaaaatttaatttatatttatctagtaaatttaaataatatttttttttttaagctttcaaaaagtttagcgtaatttttatatataattttattttcatttgttttacattttaagtaattaatgtataatttttgtttaatttttgaagacttACGCAAACCCTTTGTAATCCAAGGCGATTTAATACTTTTAGCTTTGAGATTTAAATTAACTTCAGGGAAATTTGTGTCGTAAATAtcatagaaagttttaaaaaaggagttaTAAACTAAGTTTGTATTATCAGAGGCGTTAATAAAGTTCCAATCAATTAAagataattgttctttaaaagactcaaggtttttatttgtaaaaatttgctttttgaaaACTCGTTTTTCATTAGGAAgtaatttattatctatatttatagaaaagaaaacaggaaaatgatcagatatgtcatttttaattatgcctTTTTTAAAGGATAAGTTAAAAACACCAGtggttaaaatattatcaattaaagaaACACTTGATTGAGTAATTCTTGTCGGTTTGCTAATCAAAGGAATCGCACCATTTTCGAGAATGccattataaaactttttaatgttattattgacGTGGTACTGAAAACAATCTAAATTCAGATCACCCGATaagtagataaatttattttcgcggttactttttttaataacgtcattacataaaaacgaattaaaatttttaatttcacctGAAGGTGGACGATAACAGCGACTtagaattttactttttaatttattggttaaaatttcattcgttaaaacctctttatcaGCATCAGTGATGCTCATGTCATGGCGGGTAAAATattgtaagttatttttaacataaataagaaCGCCTCCGCCACGCTTATTTGTTTTTCGTGCCAATGAAATTACATTAAAACCCGGCAGTTCAAAATTGGTAAAAGAATTTACGTCATCCGAACTGCACCATGTTTCTGTTAAGCagattatattaaaaagattactagtttcttcaataaaattactaaagatttcaaaaattttttttaaacttcgaATATTAATGTGAACTAGCagaaagcaacccgtaatacgggttacgGTCGGTCTgttaatttatagtggctgttttccacaatttaaagTTGCGataccttaactaataccctgtAAGAAAAACtccttcaaattaaaaaattaaactatctgtaaaattaaaataaattaatttaccaattatttaacgttatttgagtaatttacaacTGACATAGGTCATATCAGTGTATGGCCGAACCATTTTCCTAGACATTACTAAGTTCAAtgcaatacgtttttagttactgacacaaaataataacacttcatcATGCCTTAAATTGACGAAAGATTAAAGCTAAAttcttgttatattttttataacatgaactTTAATTAATAAGATTAATGTGAAGtgaagtaatttatttatgagttattaattttttggtatccccttgatCAAGAACTCatctaaactataaaaaaaaagagtaaggttcttttttcaccaaaagGTATTGATTTGCTGCTCaggcaaatcaaatttcaaaaattttcaaaatcgctCTACCCTAATGTGGAttacaaattgtaaaaaatatgtaaactttgatcttttatattgcattaatgcgtcatatgacaaacctaaaataaaaattgcaacagataagtagacaaaaaaaaacaaaaaacaaacaaactggAAAACAATTTACCTGCTTTTTGGTAGCCTGTTGTCATACTTAAACTGCTGTCATGATGCAACTTGTCGGTGTTGTTTTATGACGTTATTTCAcgttggcttttagtaaactttagttatatttaaaagacattacaacagatttaaaatattttaattaaaaagaaaaaaaaaaatgcttcaaggagccaaactaaaaacattaaagataaaaaatcaaatagatataaataaattgcatttatatagctaaatagTCTTGgcttatagtaaattttaaaagcagtgttttcaataaattaaactaccaattaattatttttaacaaatagaaTGTAGCATCCTATTATGATGATTGGGTAGTGAATcaatttaactatatttaagtttaattggtgaaaaacaaataaaatttcaattaaaaaagacaaaaacaaaccaaatacaaacaatagtatattataaaaaataaaaaattacaaaattaaaaaaaataaaaaaaataaaaaaaaggactACTGAGTGTACagatataaatgctttatttaactatactaatcacataatttatacttagttttttttccaactctcctaaaagaaaaaagaaaataaagctttagtacttgaagttttaaaattccagttacagtacaaataaacaaattcctattaacaattattttaatagcaAAAACACTGACTTATTTCAGTCTTTAATTCTgtgtttaaacaataaaagca includes:
- the LOC101236373 gene encoding arrestin domain-containing protein 3, encoding MVKLTEFAIIFDNNREVFYPGEEVTGSVVMGLSRPMEMRGIKLIVAGKGYCHWCDTSGSNDNRQESHHDGNENLFEYQLWIHGGTSVKFQSEAGQSFHRFKFTLPVILPSSFEGPYGHIRYLVSAEIDKPWKFNHKTKRPFTVNEIIDTNLPQYNSLRPSCSNHKQLFCCCRCVVGPLDIEASIDRSAYCPGELIMVTAQARNNTTRDMAGMKAYLYKHVDYISTTKKKTCSEKVAEMESPSIPGGQSSIWQNQPFSIPATSPSILTSRVIKVWYELTIQVDESWRSDSLLKLPIIIGTVPYRSSHGQVVSGFQYINKKSGSAGSFTLPNVGFMGYPEITPPSYAAAAGATQTNIGNGGDKYTFGNMNYVPVYTFNQMSVSEAATGTTTSQNPPSVITEQPQSYPIINSLPSHKSSANFTPIPLT